Proteins encoded within one genomic window of Jiangella mangrovi:
- the rpe gene encoding ribulose-phosphate 3-epimerase — MGIQIAPSILSSDFANLESEIARLGDADLVHVDVMDNHFVPNLTLGLPVVEAILARTDRRIDCHLMIEAPDRWAPAYAEAGAHNVTFHAEAAAAPVRLARELRRHGSRAGVGLRPATPIEPWADLLPEIDMLLVMTVEPGFGGQAFLDVCLPKIRRARELVSRSGLDIRIQVDGGVSADTIERCADAGADVFVAGSAVYGAEDAAAAVTELRALAQKAAPGH; from the coding sequence GTGGGGATTCAGATCGCGCCGAGCATCCTGTCGTCCGACTTCGCCAACCTCGAGTCCGAGATCGCGCGCCTCGGCGACGCCGACCTCGTGCACGTCGACGTCATGGACAACCACTTCGTCCCCAACCTGACGCTCGGGCTGCCGGTGGTCGAGGCGATCCTTGCCAGGACGGACCGGCGGATCGACTGCCATTTGATGATCGAGGCACCCGACCGGTGGGCGCCCGCGTATGCCGAGGCCGGCGCCCACAACGTCACGTTCCACGCCGAGGCGGCCGCCGCGCCGGTCCGGCTGGCCCGCGAGTTGCGCCGGCACGGTTCACGGGCCGGGGTCGGGCTCCGGCCCGCCACCCCGATCGAGCCGTGGGCCGACCTGTTGCCCGAGATCGACATGCTGCTGGTCATGACGGTCGAACCCGGCTTCGGCGGCCAGGCCTTCCTCGACGTGTGCCTGCCGAAGATCCGCCGGGCGCGCGAGCTGGTGTCGCGGTCCGGCCTCGACATCCGGATCCAGGTCGACGGCGGGGTGTCCGCCGACACGATCGAGCGCTGCGCCGACGCCGGCGCCGACGTCTTCGTCGCCGGCTCCGCCGTCTACGGCGCCGAGGACGCGGCCGCCGCGGTGACCGAGCTTCGTGCGCTGGCCCAGAAGGCCGCCCCCGGCCACTGA
- a CDS encoding MFS transporter produces MEQDRLLAGRREWLALVVLLLPVLLISIDMTVLSFAVPHLSADLAPSGTELLWIVDVYGFMIAGLLVTAGTLGDRIGRRKLLLAGATAFGVASALAAYSTSPEMLIAARALLGVAGATLMPSTLSLIRNIFHDVRQRTLAIAIWATMFSAGAALGPVVGGWLLEHFWWGSVFLVALPVLALLLIFAPILVPESKNPAPGPYDLPSAGLSLVAMLAAVYGIKGLATGSLSVGYVAALVAGVLVGVAFVRRQRRLETPLLDLGLFARPAFRASVVTNLLTTFAMIGALFFMTQYLQLVLGMQPLESGLVLVPGLVLAILTGLVAVPLMRRVPTPWLLFGALLVVAGGFGLMVLAGRGFGAGLVMTAFVLVGAGVGLVQTITNNIIMGSVDPARAGAAAAVSETAYEVGGGLGTAVLGSVLTAVYASSLGAVPGVDGAALSQARETLGGAVDVAGSLPSSAGASLLAAADGAFTHAVEVTSVIGALVVVGAAVQALVVLRRSRSAALPSPVSSGGEH; encoded by the coding sequence ATGGAGCAGGACCGCTTGCTTGCCGGACGTCGCGAGTGGCTGGCGCTGGTGGTCCTCCTGCTGCCGGTGCTGCTGATCTCCATCGACATGACGGTGCTCAGCTTCGCCGTCCCGCACCTGAGCGCGGATCTGGCGCCGTCGGGCACCGAGCTGCTGTGGATCGTCGACGTGTACGGCTTCATGATCGCCGGGCTGCTGGTCACCGCGGGCACGCTGGGGGACCGGATCGGACGGCGGAAGCTGCTCCTGGCCGGCGCGACGGCGTTCGGCGTGGCGTCCGCGCTGGCGGCGTACTCGACGTCGCCGGAGATGCTGATCGCCGCGCGGGCGCTGCTCGGCGTGGCCGGGGCGACGCTGATGCCGTCGACGCTCTCGCTCATCCGCAACATCTTCCACGACGTCCGGCAGCGGACGCTCGCCATCGCGATCTGGGCGACGATGTTCTCGGCCGGCGCCGCCCTGGGCCCGGTGGTCGGCGGCTGGCTGCTCGAGCACTTCTGGTGGGGCTCGGTGTTCCTGGTCGCGCTACCGGTGCTGGCGCTGCTGCTGATCTTCGCGCCGATCCTGGTGCCGGAGTCGAAGAACCCCGCGCCGGGGCCGTACGACCTGCCCAGCGCCGGGCTGTCGCTGGTGGCGATGCTGGCGGCCGTGTACGGGATCAAGGGCCTGGCGACGGGGTCGCTGTCGGTCGGGTACGTGGCGGCGCTGGTGGCGGGCGTGCTGGTCGGGGTGGCGTTCGTCCGGCGGCAGCGCCGGCTCGAGACGCCGCTGCTGGATCTCGGGCTGTTCGCCCGGCCGGCCTTCCGCGCGTCCGTCGTGACGAACCTGCTGACGACGTTCGCGATGATCGGCGCGCTGTTCTTCATGACGCAGTACCTGCAGCTCGTGCTGGGCATGCAGCCGCTGGAGTCCGGCCTGGTGCTGGTGCCCGGGCTCGTGCTGGCGATCCTGACCGGGCTGGTCGCCGTCCCGCTGATGCGCCGGGTGCCGACGCCGTGGCTGCTCTTCGGGGCGCTGCTGGTGGTGGCGGGCGGGTTCGGGCTCATGGTGCTGGCCGGGCGGGGCTTCGGCGCCGGACTGGTCATGACGGCGTTCGTGCTGGTCGGCGCCGGGGTCGGGCTGGTCCAGACGATCACCAACAACATCATCATGGGCTCCGTCGACCCGGCCCGGGCCGGTGCCGCGGCGGCGGTGTCGGAGACGGCGTACGAGGTGGGCGGCGGTCTGGGCACGGCTGTCCTGGGCAGCGTGCTGACCGCGGTGTACGCGTCGTCGCTGGGTGCGGTACCGGGGGTCGACGGGGCGGCGTTGTCGCAGGCGCGTGAGACGCTGGGCGGCGCGGTGGACGTGGCCGGGTCACTGCCGTCGTCGGCCGGGGCTTCGCTGCTGGCGGCGGCGGACGGCGCGTTCACGCACGCGGTCGAGGTGACCAGCGTCATCGGGGCGCTGGTGGTCGTCGGCGCCGCCGTGCAGGCGCTGGTCGTGCTGCGCCGCTCGCGGAGCGCCGCGCTGCCGTCGCCCGTGTCGTCCGGCGGCGAACACTGA
- the ribD gene encoding bifunctional diaminohydroxyphosphoribosylaminopyrimidine deaminase/5-amino-6-(5-phosphoribosylamino)uracil reductase RibD, whose protein sequence is MRRGGPVASPGELAAMRRAVELSLNGAYTTPPNPDVGCVILDATGATVGEGWHEHAGGPHAEVNALAQAGERARGGTAVVTLEPCDHTGRTGPCTHALLEAGIARVVVAVADPNPVAAGGAATLRAHGVDVEAGVLEDEASTANARWLTPFRTHRPFVVWKFAATLDGRSAAADGSSRWITGPEARADVHRLRAAVDTVVAGSGTVLADDPQLTARLDPSDAGPADAGPAGERPQPLRVVVDSRGRTPATARVHDDQAATWIATAAEVGATPDGRVDLAKLLNALYEQGRRYVLLEGGPTLAGAFWQAGLVDRVVGYVAPALLGAGPAALHDAGVGTIADTIRLDVTDVRTVGPDLRITATPRERPQDHRKA, encoded by the coding sequence ATGAGGCGAGGAGGGCCGGTGGCGAGTCCTGGGGAACTGGCGGCGATGCGCCGTGCCGTCGAGCTGTCCCTGAACGGCGCCTACACGACGCCGCCCAACCCCGACGTCGGCTGCGTGATCCTCGACGCGACCGGCGCGACGGTGGGCGAGGGCTGGCACGAGCACGCCGGCGGCCCGCACGCCGAGGTCAACGCTCTCGCGCAGGCGGGCGAGCGGGCCCGGGGCGGCACCGCGGTCGTGACGCTGGAGCCGTGCGACCACACCGGCCGCACCGGTCCGTGCACCCATGCGCTCCTCGAGGCGGGCATCGCCCGGGTGGTGGTCGCGGTCGCCGACCCGAACCCGGTCGCCGCCGGGGGAGCGGCCACCCTGCGCGCCCACGGCGTCGACGTCGAGGCCGGCGTGCTCGAGGACGAGGCGAGCACCGCCAACGCGCGCTGGCTCACGCCGTTCCGCACCCACCGGCCGTTCGTCGTCTGGAAGTTCGCCGCCACGCTCGACGGGCGCAGCGCGGCCGCCGACGGCTCCAGTCGCTGGATCACCGGTCCCGAGGCGCGCGCCGACGTCCACCGGCTGAGGGCCGCCGTCGACACCGTCGTCGCCGGCTCCGGGACCGTGCTCGCGGACGACCCGCAGCTCACCGCCCGTCTCGACCCCAGCGACGCCGGCCCGGCCGACGCCGGCCCGGCCGGCGAACGGCCGCAGCCACTGCGCGTCGTCGTCGACAGCCGGGGCCGCACGCCGGCGACCGCCCGGGTCCACGACGACCAGGCGGCCACGTGGATCGCGACGGCGGCAGAGGTCGGCGCGACCCCCGACGGGCGGGTCGACCTCGCGAAGCTCCTGAACGCCCTCTACGAGCAGGGACGCCGCTACGTCCTGCTCGAGGGCGGACCCACGCTGGCCGGCGCGTTCTGGCAGGCCGGCCTCGTCGACCGCGTCGTCGGCTACGTCGCGCCCGCGCTGCTCGGCGCCGGTCCGGCCGCCCTCCACGACGCCGGCGTCGGCACCATCGCCGACACCATCCGCCTCGACGTCACCGACGTCCGGACCGTGGGCCCGGACCTCCGCATCACCGCAACACCGCGCGAACGACCGCAAGACCACAGGAAGGCGTGA
- a CDS encoding riboflavin synthase, with translation MFTGIVEELGELLRTEGDAEDGRLTVRGPKVAGDAVHGASIAVDGVCLTVTAVDGDTFTVDVMRETFDRTTLAKLTSGDAVNLERAVKASDRLGGHIVQGHVDGVGSVVARTPGSRWEVVRIEAPAHLLRYVAEKGSIAVDGVSLTVSGLGADWFEVSLIPTTLELTTLGRRQPGDGVNLEVDVVAKYVERLLETGVRA, from the coding sequence ATGTTCACCGGGATCGTCGAAGAGCTGGGCGAGCTGCTCCGGACGGAGGGCGACGCCGAGGACGGCCGGCTCACCGTCCGCGGCCCCAAGGTCGCGGGCGACGCCGTGCACGGCGCATCGATCGCCGTCGACGGCGTCTGCCTGACGGTCACCGCCGTCGACGGCGACACCTTCACCGTCGACGTCATGCGCGAGACCTTCGACCGCACCACGCTGGCGAAGCTGACCAGCGGCGACGCCGTCAACCTCGAGCGGGCGGTCAAGGCGTCGGACCGGCTCGGCGGGCACATCGTCCAGGGTCACGTCGACGGCGTCGGCAGCGTGGTCGCGCGCACGCCCGGCAGCCGCTGGGAGGTCGTCCGCATCGAGGCCCCGGCGCACCTGCTCCGCTACGTCGCCGAGAAGGGATCGATCGCCGTCGACGGGGTGTCGCTGACGGTGTCGGGGCTCGGCGCCGACTGGTTCGAGGTGAGCCTCATCCCGACCACGCTCGAGCTCACCACGCTCGGCCGCCGGCAGCCCGGCGACGGCGTGAACCTCGAGGTCGACGTGGTCGCCAAGTACGTGGAACGACTGCTCGAGACAGGAGTGCGCGCATGA
- a CDS encoding Uma2 family endonuclease — MLDRTPGPLGFRTSDLDALPTDGPRYELIEGSVVVSPPPTAAETALTECLANMLEVANRGSPLVVDRAQPVRIGEYDEVGPDIVVAHVSMAETTPIPIEAVALVVEVVSSTSLLRDLTTKHALYASAGVPAYWIVVPNRHPASASVVELRLDASSGWYVERTRASSAMFSTDYPWPVTIDVSALADAWAALVLDARRRGEEV, encoded by the coding sequence GTGCTCGACCGCACCCCTGGACCGCTGGGGTTCCGCACGTCCGACCTGGACGCACTGCCCACCGACGGGCCTCGCTATGAGCTCATCGAGGGCTCCGTCGTCGTGTCGCCGCCGCCGACCGCTGCCGAGACCGCGCTGACGGAGTGTCTGGCGAACATGCTGGAGGTGGCGAACCGCGGCAGTCCGCTGGTGGTCGATCGCGCTCAGCCGGTGCGGATCGGCGAGTACGACGAGGTCGGGCCGGACATCGTGGTCGCGCACGTGTCGATGGCCGAGACGACACCGATTCCGATCGAAGCCGTCGCACTGGTCGTCGAGGTGGTGTCGTCGACCTCGCTTCTGCGTGATCTCACGACGAAGCACGCCCTCTACGCGTCGGCCGGGGTGCCCGCGTACTGGATCGTGGTGCCGAACCGCCATCCGGCCAGTGCCAGCGTCGTCGAGCTGCGCCTCGATGCATCTTCCGGCTGGTACGTCGAACGCACTCGAGCCTCGTCGGCGATGTTCAGCACCGATTACCCCTGGCCCGTCACCATTGACGTCTCCGCTCTGGCCGACGCGTGGGCGGCACTGGTGCTGGACGCGCGCCGGCGCGGAGAGGAGGTCTGA
- a CDS encoding bifunctional 3,4-dihydroxy-2-butanone-4-phosphate synthase/GTP cyclohydrolase II produces the protein MTVQLDSVERAIADIAAGKAVVVVDDEDRENEGDLIFAAARATPELMGFMIRHTSGVVCVPMLASELDRLKLPPMTFVNEDRKGTAYSVSVDARDGISTGISAADRAHTVRVLADSATEAFELTRPGHVFPLRAKDGGVLRRPGHTEASVDLAQLAGLSPAAAICEIVHDDGSMMRAPALREFADEHGLAMISIADLIRYRRRTERQIQRVATTRLPTQHGTFTAHAYRDVLDGSEHVALVMGDVASDEVGDDAVLVRLHSECLTGDAFGSLRCDCGPQLRAALDMVAGAGRGVVVYLRGHEGRGIGLAHKLQAYELQDGGLDTVDANVELGLPADARDYGTGAQILADLGVRTIALMTNNPAKLTGVEGYGLKLAERVALPVAVNPENLRYLTTKRDRMGHDLRDLPGSGPQEPHEEREDVGR, from the coding sequence ATGACCGTCCAGCTGGACTCCGTCGAACGGGCCATCGCCGACATCGCGGCCGGAAAGGCGGTCGTGGTCGTCGACGACGAGGACCGCGAGAACGAGGGCGACCTGATCTTCGCCGCCGCCCGCGCCACGCCGGAGCTGATGGGCTTCATGATCCGGCACACCTCGGGCGTGGTGTGCGTCCCGATGCTGGCCAGCGAGCTCGACCGGCTCAAGCTGCCGCCCATGACGTTCGTCAACGAGGACCGCAAGGGCACCGCCTACTCCGTCTCCGTCGACGCCCGCGACGGCATCAGCACCGGCATCTCCGCCGCCGACCGCGCGCACACGGTGCGGGTGCTGGCCGACTCCGCCACCGAGGCGTTCGAGCTGACCCGGCCCGGCCACGTCTTCCCGCTGCGGGCGAAGGACGGCGGCGTGCTGCGCCGGCCCGGCCACACCGAGGCGTCGGTCGACCTCGCCCAGCTCGCCGGGCTGTCGCCGGCCGCCGCCATCTGCGAGATCGTCCACGACGACGGCTCCATGATGCGGGCGCCGGCGCTGCGCGAGTTCGCCGACGAGCACGGCCTGGCCATGATCTCCATCGCCGACCTCATCCGCTACCGCCGTCGCACCGAGCGGCAGATCCAGCGCGTCGCCACGACCCGCCTGCCCACCCAGCACGGCACGTTCACGGCGCACGCCTACCGCGACGTCCTGGACGGCAGCGAGCACGTCGCCCTGGTCATGGGCGACGTGGCGTCCGACGAGGTCGGCGACGACGCCGTCCTGGTCCGGTTGCACTCCGAGTGCCTGACCGGCGACGCGTTCGGCTCGCTGCGCTGCGACTGCGGCCCCCAGCTGCGCGCCGCGCTCGACATGGTCGCCGGCGCCGGCCGCGGCGTCGTCGTCTACCTGCGCGGACACGAGGGCCGTGGCATCGGCCTGGCGCACAAGCTGCAGGCCTACGAGCTGCAGGACGGCGGCCTCGACACCGTCGACGCCAACGTCGAGCTGGGGCTGCCGGCCGACGCCCGCGACTACGGCACCGGCGCGCAGATCCTCGCCGACCTCGGCGTGCGCACCATCGCCCTCATGACTAACAACCCGGCCAAGCTGACCGGCGTCGAGGGCTACGGCCTCAAGCTGGCCGAACGGGTCGCGCTGCCGGTCGCCGTCAACCCCGAGAACCTGCGCTACCTGACGACGAAGCGGGACCGCATGGGACACGACCTGCGCGATCTGCCAGGCTCGGGGCCACAGGAGCCCCACGAGGAACGAGAGGACGTCGGACGATGA
- a CDS encoding TetR family transcriptional regulator: MPRPSSRDRILDALQRILVDTGLHAVTLEAVADEAGVSKGGLLYHFPSKEALITGLARRLADNVEADFDKTETMTPDDVVDYYLRSSVASSDDAVYWPLLAALRTNDIASDEARELVIYCFVRWAEIIRRNVQDPVTAEILRLVGDGLYLSALAGLPMPDPALLDEVRLRLRREARATATDEPTTAG; the protein is encoded by the coding sequence GTGCCACGTCCTTCGTCCCGCGATCGCATCCTCGACGCGCTGCAGCGGATCCTGGTCGACACCGGCCTGCACGCGGTCACGCTGGAGGCCGTCGCCGACGAGGCCGGTGTGTCGAAGGGCGGCCTGCTCTACCACTTCCCCAGTAAGGAAGCGCTGATCACGGGCCTGGCCCGGCGACTGGCCGACAACGTCGAGGCCGACTTCGACAAGACCGAGACCATGACCCCGGACGACGTCGTCGACTACTACCTGCGGTCGTCTGTGGCGAGCTCCGACGACGCCGTCTACTGGCCGCTCCTCGCGGCGCTTCGCACCAATGACATCGCCAGCGACGAGGCCCGCGAACTGGTCATCTACTGCTTCGTTCGCTGGGCCGAGATCATCCGCAGGAACGTGCAGGACCCGGTGACGGCCGAGATCCTGCGCCTGGTCGGCGACGGGCTCTACCTCAGCGCGCTGGCCGGGCTGCCCATGCCGGACCCCGCCCTCCTGGACGAGGTCCGGCTCCGTCTGCGGCGCGAAGCTCGCGCCACGGCGACCGACGAACCGACGACCGCCGGCTAG